The Pyrenophora tritici-repentis strain M4 chromosome 10, whole genome shotgun sequence genome contains a region encoding:
- a CDS encoding Dimer-Tnp-hAT domain containing protein, giving the protein MNAFISKKQQLREDLHHSRSRISISFDLWTSPNPYAILGVVAMWIDTTGMRRVTALGMRRIYGEHTGENLGSVVLELLEEYDISGDQIGYFMLDNASANDTAVEFILKDLCPWMKSKQRRHRRLRCLGHVINLCCQAFLMGRNCEKYLAKLEKHHQRGDYTKVEELWKKFGCLGRLHNLVRYIRLTPQRREEFATIIIGGDLSQFDGLELIQNNSTRWNSWFYSITRALNVRERLELFSARHVPGKGSVGIANFKLDGQHWFELEKIELALKDFYAATLLSEGKKTSLADWFSTLDCLLREISETKDHYHDIHTEDDNNFTWKYLQGCADAAWLKCVEYYNNQQLNWQNRFPEDTDLPPAYYAAQILDPYRKWGWFRQEWVLHGDEEKKRWFENAQLAVKHLWETEYKGRYPVEMLPPPARKERDPDPAFDRQREHKRIRIDAPVSTTDLYEQYISTDRLHNEEAGCNEAIAYWLSRYDSQRDLARFALDMFAISPMSDECERLFSSAKLTIVDRRGRLKADIIEACECLGPGMESPKLRGTAISRIPPGWFFTLQNTAKEWQAGYQGLTDRNWRRVERCKKREEIARKKLVVEPSSSVVEDDGENA; this is encoded by the exons atgaatgcattcatatcgaagaagcaacagcttagggaggacctacaccattcacggagtaggatctctatctcctttgatctctggacttcaccaaacccttacgctatcctaggcgtcgtcgctatgtggattgatactaccggcatgcgacgtgttaccgctttaggtatgcgacgtatatacggcgaacatactggagagaatcttggatcggtggtccttgaattgctggaagaatacgacattagcggagatcagattggatactttatgctggataatgcctcggcaaatgataccgctgttgagtttatactcaaggatctctgcccatggatgaagtcaaaacaacgtcgtcatcgccggctgcgttgcttgggccatgtcatcaacctctgttgccaggcgttccttatggggcgaaactgtgagaagtatcttgcgaagctggagaagcatcatcaacgtggcgactatacgaaggtggaagagctctggaagaagttcggatgtttgggtcgtcttcacaacctggtgcgatacatcaggcttactccacaacggcgtgaggagtttgctacaattattatcggcggagatctttcgcaattcgacgggcttgagcttatccagaacaactcgacccgctggaactcatggttttattcgattacacgtgcattaaatgttcgagaacgtttagagctcttctcggctcgtcatgtacctggaaagggctccgtagggatcgcgaactttaagcttgatggacagcactggtttgagcttgaaaagattgaactcgctctcaaagacttctatgctgcaactttgctttctgaaggtaagaagacgtcacttgcggactggttttcaactttggactgccttctccgggagataagcgagacgaaggatcactaccacgacatccacactgaggacgataacaactttacatggaagtaccttcaaggctgcgctgatgctgcttggttaaagtgcgttgagtactataacaatcagcagctgaattggcaaaatcgattccctgaagatactgaccttccaccggcatattatgcggctcaaatccttgatccatatcgcaagtggggatggttcaggcaagagtgggttcttcatggcgacgaagagaagaagaggtggtttgaaaacgcacaattagcggtgaagcatctctgggagacagagtataagggaaggtaccctgtcgagatgctgccaccaccagccaggaaggagagagatcctgacccagcatttgatcgccagcgggaacataagcgcattcgaatagacgctccagtttctacaactgatttgtatgaacaatacatctctactgaccggcttcataacgaagaggcaggttgcaatgaggctattgcgtactggctatctcgctacgactcccaacgagatctcgctcgcttcgctctagacatgtttgcgatctcgcctatgtcggatgaatgcgaacgtctttttagtagcgcgaagcttactatcgtcgatcgccgtggtaggctgaaggcagatattatagaagcgtgcgagtgtctcgggcctggtatggaaagccccaagctgaggggaacagcgatatcgaggata cctcctggctggtttttcacgctacaaaacactgcaaaagaatggcaagctgggtaccagggtctcacagatcgtaactggagacgagtcgaacgttgtaagaaaagagaagagattgcgcgcaagaaattggtggttgaaccgtctagcagtgttgtggaggatgatggcgagaatgcttga
- a CDS encoding DDE-3 multi-domain protein, which translates to MPGTGHRLQPAVLQAILDRIAACESDRAISRATGASRNTSFGACLIRRAAFDLGGHILRQAQREGLQAYLNGSPGAYMDEMRDFLYDEYDVRISLASVYRELEKMRWSRKLATKRAKEQSEPLRRLYLARMAQHYKAEQIVALDESACNERTGDRKYGWSPIGEPVELSHSFRRSERWSLLPAMTIDGYISYKIFQGAITSEILEDFLEFQVLPFCNPHPGPASVIVLDNASIHRSERVRVLCQSAGVLLEYLPPYSPDFNPIEKSFKQLKGWMKRNSAQAENFIDFGSS; encoded by the exons atgccaggcaccggccaccgcttgcagcccgctgttctccaggctatcctcgaccgaattgctgcctgcgaaagtgatcgagccatctctagagctacaggtgcgagccgtaacaca agttttggggcgtgccttatccgccgcgctgcgttcgacttgggcggccatatactccggcaagctcagcgcgaaggccttcaggcatacctcaatggctcaccgggcgcatacatggatgagatgagggacttcttgtacgacgagtacgacgttaggataagccttgcgagcgtttaccgagagctagagaagatgagatggtctcgcaagcttgcaacaaagcgggcaaaggagcagagtgagccactccgccgcctctatcttgccaggatggcgcaacactataaggcggagcagatcgttgcgttggacgagagcgcctgcaatgagcgtacgggcgaccgcaagtatggctggtctccaatcggggagccggtggagctatcacacagcttcaggcgatcagaacggtggtcgctgctgccagccatgacgatagatggctacataagctataagatctttcaaggcgcgattacatctgagatcctagaagacttcttagagtttcaagtgctgccgttctgcaatcctcacccagggccagcctcagtaatcgtgcttgataacgcctccatccatcgatcagagcgtgtacgggtgctttgccaaagtgctggagtactccttgagtatctgccgccatactcaccagatttcaaccccatcgagaagagctttaagcagctcaaggggtggatgaaaaggaattcagcgcaagcggagaacttcattgactttgggtcttcttga
- a CDS encoding DDE-3 multi-domain protein encodes MPGTGHRLQPAVLQAILDRIAACESDRAISRATGASRNTVAKLRLSLEFWGVPYPPRCVRLGRPSILRQAQREGLQAYLNGSPGAYMDEMRDFLYDEYDVRISLASVYRELEKMRWSRKLATKRAKEQSEPLRRLYLARMAQHYKAEQIVALDESACNERTGDRKYGWSPIGEPVELSHSFRRSERWSLLPAMTIDGYISYKIFQGAITSEILEDFLEFQVLPFCNPHPGPASVIVLDNASIHRSERVRVLCQSAGVLLEYLPPYSPDFNPIEKSFKQLKGWMKRNSAQAENFIDFGVFLEYAAQLVCCNINCRSWFHRCGYPY; translated from the coding sequence atgccaggcaccggccaccgcttgcagcccgctgttctccaggctatcctcgaccgaattgctgcctgcgaaagtgatcgagccatctctagagctacaggtgcgagccgtaacacagtagcaaagctgaggttgagcttagagttttggggcgtgccttatccgccgcgctgcgttcgacttgggcggccatctatactccggcaagctcagcgcgaaggccttcaggcatacctcaatggctcaccgggcgcatacatggatgagatgagggacttcttgtacgacgagtacgacgttaggataagccttgcgagcgtttaccgagagctagagaagatgagatggtctcgcaagcttgcaacaaagcgggcaaaggagcagagtgagccactccgccgcctctatcttgccaggatggcgcaacactataaggcggagcagatcgttgcgttggacgagagcgcctgcaatgagcgtacgggcgaccgcaagtatggctggtctccaatcggggagccggtggagctatcacacagcttcaggcgatcagaacggtggtcgctgctgccagccatgacgatagatggctacataagctataagatctttcaaggcgcgattacatctgagatcctagaagacttcttagagtttcaagtgctgccgttctgcaatcctcacccagggccagcctcagtaatcgtgcttgataacgcctccatccatcgatcagagcgtgtacgggtgctttgccaaagtgctggagtactccttgagtatctgccgccatactcaccagatttcaaccccatcgagaagagctttaagcagctcaaggggtggatgaaaaggaattcagcgcaagcggagaacttcattgactttggggtctttcttgagtatgcagcgcagctggtgtgctgtaatattaactgcagaagctggttccataggtgtggctatccctattaa
- a CDS encoding Dimer-Tnp-hAT domain containing protein: MSTPSNSGLRRLVECDKRNSPLPSLSNAPTVGDTASEAQADEPLARVPYLERRQVERNSRGGPKSWIYRHGWAVWHRKYKKNYWLCRYCHQRRKQEACYEADSTTNAGRHLSSNKPGHSHGPNGPVPIASREGNIMGALAKSQVYIMRSKGIEVSQEVANEIAASFSTSRFQDALKDWVVADNQSLRVIETPQFRAMIAAVSPLAEALLWPVANYLREARSLIHVSFDNWTSTGGQYAFTGLCVHYLNSEGKLVDHLLGLPELHGAHTGNNIAAAATTILRLFGVDNARVGYFVLDNASNNDTAVESLAEEFGFIASERRLRCCCHILNLSAQLVIWGKDRSAYENEAAHLEEEEKYMDEWRKYGPVGVLFDVIASICTPQTRQLLERLQCEEAESLGVTPHIRQLVKPVKTRWNSYFNTFVRAAELHGPIDGYIECKLEEHSAATATSRRRKNHRLKDVNYEDLDAPEDHLITNVNLAHCKLAKYYAKFDNAPVYYTATILHPHYKHHLSALWKVPDTHVTARDGVHYRDGWLDNNHRAFLRMWQGRKDSAATSAHTVTPPRKKPRLGISTSRSAFLQSSIEQSTRQLEASLAEDEYEIWKRQPALAEEDWLSLNPLLYWESVAGQFPILSKFAIDVLTIPAAAADCERTFSELGDMLGTRRLHMKPELISALQSLKSWKRLGIQPTTTSASGLARTLSEEEISKVQEHLSQFDVR, from the exons atgtctactccctctaattcaggccttcgccgccttgtagaatgcgacaagcgcaattctcctctaccatcgctatcaaacgcgcctactgttggcgatactgcgagcgaggcccaggctgatgagcccttggca cgtgtgccgtatcttgagcggcgccaggttgagcgtaatagtcgcggtgggccaaaaagctggatctaccgccacggctgggccgtctggcaccgcaagtacaagaaaaactactggctttgccggtactgccatcaacgacggaagcaggaggcttgctacgaggctgacagcactacaaacgccggccgacacctctcaagcaacaagcctggacactcacacggacctaacggacctgtaccaattgctagccgggagggcaatattatgggcgcgctcgcaaagtcccaagtatatattatgaggtctaaagggatagaagtatcgcaagaggtagcaaacgagatagcagcaagcttttcaacctctcgatttcaggacgcgctgaaggactgggtagtcgcggacaaccagagccttcgcgtaatagaaacgccgcagtttcgagccatgattgcggccgtgagcccgctagccgaagctctcctttggc ctgttgccaactaccttcgcgaagcccggtcgcttatacacgtgtcattcgacaactggacttcaactggtgggcagtatgcttttactggcctctgcgtacattaccttaacagcgagggcaagctagttgaccacctgcttgggttgcctgagctacacggggcgcacactggcaataatattgccgctgcagcaacaacaatacttcggctatttggcgttgacaacgcgagggttgggtactttgtgcttgacaacgcaagtaacaatgatactgcagttgagtccttagcagaggagtttggctttatcgcaagcgagcggcggctgcggtgctgctgccatatactcaacctaagcgcacaattagtaatttggggcaaagaccgtagcgcgtacgagaatgaagccgcacaccttgaggaagaggagaagtacatggatgagtggcgcaaatacggtcctgttggcgtcctctttgacgtgattgcgtctatctgtacgcctcaaactcgacaactactagagcgcctacagtgcgaggaggcagagtctctaggtgttacaccccacatccggcagcttgtgaagcctgttaagacacgctggaatagctatttcaacacgtttgtccgtgcagctgagctacacggccctatcgatggctatattgagtgtaaacttgaggagcatagtgctgcaacagcaacctcacgacgccggaagaatc accgccttaaggatgtaaattacgaagatctagatgcgcctgaagatcatcttattacaaacgttaaccttgcacattgtaagcttgctaagtactacgcaaaattcgataacgcgcctgtctactacactgctacaatactacacccgcactacaaacaccacctctcagcgctctggaaggtgcctgacacccatgtcactgcccgtgacggtgtccactatcgcgacggctggcttgacaataaccaccgggcattcctgcgtatgtggcaggggcggaaggactctgcagccacttcagctcacactgtaacgccgccgcgtaagaagccccggctagggatttcaacgtcgcgatcagcttttctacagtcgtcaattgagcaaagcacacggcagttagaggcaagccttgctgaggatgagtatgagatatggaagcggcaaccagcgttagctgaggaggattggctgtctcttaatccgcttctatactgggagtcagttgctgggcagttccctatactctcaaagttcgctattgacgtcctaacaataccagcagcagcggcagactgtgagcggactttcagcgagcttggcgacatgttaggcacccggagactccatatgaagccagagcttatttcagctttgcagagcttgaagagctggaagaggcttggtatacagccaacaactacctcagcttctgggctagcgcgcacactatcagaggaagaaatctcaaaagtacaggagcatttatctcagttcgacgtcaggtaa